The proteins below are encoded in one region of Corallococcus silvisoli:
- a CDS encoding SCO family protein, whose amino-acid sequence MKPSSISFTVARRRLPWFALAGGLLAFALLFAAWPRLQQERARIAAEKLPVYGPLPRFALTDQTGRSFSDAQMRGHLYVADFFFTRCPTVCPLLTAKMLRVQRTARERGLALHFASFSVDPRHDTPERLTAYARDHHLDTSNWTLLTGPLDEVETTVLKGFRVMMGRDADAGDDDFFSVFHGEHFVLVDAQGQLRGYYKVTEGEQGLENLLRDVELLALAEGPIGASPRP is encoded by the coding sequence ATGAAGCCTTCGTCCATTTCCTTCACGGTGGCGCGCAGGCGGCTGCCCTGGTTCGCGCTCGCGGGCGGCCTGCTGGCCTTCGCGCTGCTGTTCGCCGCGTGGCCCCGGCTCCAGCAAGAACGTGCGCGCATCGCCGCCGAGAAGCTCCCGGTGTATGGACCGCTCCCGCGCTTCGCGCTGACCGACCAGACGGGACGGTCCTTCTCCGACGCCCAGATGCGGGGACACCTCTACGTGGCGGACTTCTTCTTCACCCGCTGCCCCACCGTGTGCCCGCTGCTGACGGCGAAGATGCTGCGGGTACAGCGGACGGCGAGGGAGCGGGGCCTGGCCCTGCACTTCGCTTCGTTCAGCGTGGATCCCCGCCACGACACGCCCGAGCGACTGACCGCGTATGCGCGTGACCATCACCTCGACACGTCCAACTGGACGCTGTTGACGGGCCCACTGGATGAGGTGGAGACGACCGTGCTGAAGGGCTTCCGGGTGATGATGGGTCGCGACGCCGACGCGGGGGACGACGACTTCTTCAGCGTCTTCCATGGAGAGCACTTCGTCCTCGTGGACGCCCAGGGACAGCTTCGCGGGTACTACAAGGTCACCGAAGGCGAACAAGGCCTGGAAAACCTGCTCCGGGACGTGGAGCTGCTGGCGCTGGCGGAGGGTCCCATCGGCGCATCCCCCCGCCCGTGA
- a CDS encoding HoxN/HupN/NixA family nickel/cobalt transporter, which translates to MLALLGAGLVGVVLGMRHALEPDHLAAVSTLSMERSRPVRESLWLGAAWGLGHSLALFVVGGVLAALRTQMPERVGSALELAVAVMVVGLGVRALSVAFREGSQGPRTLHQHGAQVHTHAGSADHVHVSRWPVALRPLVVGLVHGLAGSGALTALVMAELPSLNAQLLYIATFGLGSVLGMAALTGLAGLSLRRMAQRTPTRVALLGAAGALSVVIGLWWGWDAASSTFPLS; encoded by the coding sequence ATGCTTGCACTGCTGGGAGCAGGTCTGGTGGGAGTCGTGTTGGGGATGCGCCATGCGCTGGAGCCCGACCATCTGGCGGCGGTCTCCACCTTGTCCATGGAGCGCAGCCGACCTGTTCGGGAAAGCCTTTGGTTGGGCGCGGCCTGGGGCTTGGGACACAGCCTGGCGCTGTTCGTCGTGGGGGGCGTGCTCGCCGCGCTGCGCACTCAGATGCCAGAGCGCGTTGGCAGTGCGTTGGAGCTGGCCGTGGCCGTGATGGTCGTCGGGCTGGGAGTCCGCGCGCTGAGCGTCGCCTTTCGAGAAGGCTCCCAGGGACCCAGGACCCTGCACCAGCACGGTGCCCAGGTGCATACCCACGCCGGTTCCGCTGACCACGTCCACGTGTCGCGGTGGCCCGTGGCGCTGCGCCCCCTGGTCGTGGGCCTCGTGCACGGCCTGGCTGGCAGTGGCGCGCTGACAGCGCTCGTGATGGCGGAGCTGCCGTCCCTGAACGCGCAGCTCCTCTACATCGCTACGTTCGGCCTGGGGTCCGTCCTGGGAATGGCGGCCCTGACGGGGCTGGCTGGCCTGTCCCTGCGCCGCATGGCCCAGCGCACGCCGACGCGGGTGGCCCTGCTGGGAGCCGCTGGGGCGCTGTCGGTCGTCATCGGACTCTGGTGGGGCTGGGACGCGGCGAGCAGCACCTTCCCTCTGTCCTGA
- the arsB gene encoding ACR3 family arsenite efflux transporter, translating into MSSLIASEGIVKKLSLIDRFLPVWIFAAMGLGIGLGRLFPDLGSRLDTVKLDTVSLPIALGLLWMMYPVLAKVRYGELGGLRARGKLFTTSLFLNWVVGPLLMFALAWLFLPDLPHYRNGLVLIGLARCIAMVLIWNMLACGSNEVAAVLVALNSVFQILFYSVLGWLFLTLIPGWLGADVAAFDVSMWSIAKSVLIFLGVPLVAGALTRVGLTRLKGEAWYEQRFLPRLGPTALLGLLYTIVLMFAMQGEKLTRLPLDVVRISIPLLIYFVVMFAGAFFLSRKLGFSYEETASLSFTAAGNNFELAIAVAVGVFGMSSGEALAGVVGPLIEVPALISLVYLSLWLRPR; encoded by the coding sequence ATGTCCTCGCTGATCGCCTCCGAAGGCATCGTCAAGAAGCTCTCCCTCATCGACCGTTTCCTGCCGGTGTGGATCTTCGCCGCCATGGGCCTGGGCATTGGCCTGGGGCGCCTCTTTCCTGACCTGGGCAGTCGACTGGACACGGTGAAGCTGGACACCGTTTCGCTGCCCATCGCGCTGGGCCTCCTGTGGATGATGTATCCGGTGCTCGCGAAGGTCCGTTACGGCGAGCTGGGGGGGCTGCGCGCGCGAGGGAAGCTCTTCACCACGTCCCTGTTCCTCAACTGGGTGGTGGGGCCCCTGCTGATGTTCGCGCTGGCGTGGCTCTTCCTGCCGGACCTGCCGCACTACCGCAATGGCCTGGTGCTCATCGGGCTTGCTCGCTGCATCGCCATGGTCCTCATCTGGAACATGCTGGCATGCGGAAGCAACGAGGTCGCCGCCGTGCTCGTGGCGCTCAACTCCGTCTTCCAGATCCTCTTCTATTCGGTGCTCGGCTGGCTCTTCCTCACCCTCATTCCGGGCTGGCTTGGAGCGGATGTCGCGGCGTTCGACGTGTCCATGTGGAGCATCGCCAAGAGCGTGCTCATCTTCCTGGGCGTGCCGTTGGTGGCGGGCGCGCTGACACGCGTGGGCCTGACCCGCCTCAAGGGGGAGGCCTGGTACGAGCAGCGCTTCTTGCCCCGACTGGGCCCCACGGCGCTGCTGGGCCTGCTCTACACCATCGTGCTCATGTTCGCGATGCAGGGGGAGAAGCTGACGCGCCTGCCACTGGACGTGGTGCGGATCAGCATCCCGCTGCTGATCTACTTCGTCGTCATGTTCGCCGGTGCCTTCTTCCTCTCGCGCAAGCTGGGCTTCAGCTACGAGGAGACCGCGTCGCTCTCCTTCACGGCGGCAGGCAACAACTTCGAGCTGGCCATCGCCGTCGCGGTGGGGGTCTTCGGCATGTCCTCTGGAGAAGCGCTGGCCGGTGTGGTGGGCCCGCTCATCGAGGTGCCCGCCCTCATCTCGCTCGTCTACCTCTCGCTGTGGCTGAGGCCCCGATGA
- a CDS encoding ArsR/SmtB family transcription factor, giving the protein MPASPSLDVGPLTRVLKALGDETRLRIVALLSHSELCVCHLESALSLPQSNTSRHLSVLKAAGLVEARREGSWVYYRLAPQSDALCASQVQALVSAFATRAALQREVARVLKSCGPDACK; this is encoded by the coding sequence ATGCCAGCCAGCCCTTCTCTTGATGTGGGTCCGCTGACCCGCGTCCTCAAGGCCCTTGGCGACGAGACGCGCCTGCGCATCGTCGCCCTGCTCTCGCACTCGGAGTTGTGCGTCTGCCATCTGGAGAGCGCGCTCTCCCTTCCTCAGTCCAACACCTCCCGGCACCTCTCCGTCCTCAAGGCCGCCGGGCTCGTCGAGGCGCGTCGCGAGGGCAGTTGGGTCTACTACCGGTTGGCGCCGCAGTCGGACGCACTGTGCGCTTCCCAGGTGCAGGCCCTCGTCTCGGCCTTTGCTACGCGCGCGGCGCTCCAGCGCGAAGTGGCGCGTGTCCTGAAGTCCTGCGGCCCTGACGCCTGCAAGTAG
- a CDS encoding arsenate reductase ArsC translates to MKKVIFACVHNAGRSQMAAAFFNALADPARARAVSAGTQPGARVHPEVQAVMAEVGIDLSGARPQHLTDELAQGAQWLITMGCGDACPFVPGLKRGDWPLEDPKGKPVERVREIREEVRTRVEQLLSQEGWARSREGLHEP, encoded by the coding sequence ATGAAGAAGGTCATCTTCGCGTGTGTGCACAACGCCGGCCGCTCCCAGATGGCGGCGGCGTTCTTCAACGCCCTGGCCGACCCAGCGCGGGCGCGAGCCGTGTCCGCTGGCACGCAGCCGGGCGCCCGCGTCCATCCCGAGGTCCAGGCCGTCATGGCCGAAGTGGGCATCGACCTCTCTGGGGCGAGGCCGCAGCACCTCACGGATGAACTCGCCCAGGGAGCCCAGTGGCTCATCACCATGGGGTGCGGTGATGCGTGCCCCTTCGTGCCTGGGCTGAAGCGGGGCGACTGGCCCCTGGAGGACCCCAAGGGCAAGCCGGTGGAGCGCGTGCGCGAGATCCGCGAGGAGGTGCGGACTCGCGTGGAGCAGCTGCTGTCTCAAGAGGGGTGGGCGCGGTCGCGGGAGGGGCTTCACGAGCCGTGA
- a CDS encoding bestrophin family protein — MIVRPRLHWLRMLFVWRGSVVSRILMRLLFFLGLACGVVALRPLPFHLEAGPLGMLGVALAIFLGFRNSTAYDRFWEGRKLWGSLLIVTRSFARQAFTLPVPALTPEERRGVCDRLRALAVTLNHQLRETRVDVATLPPGVREQVVRAEHRPARVLLELGAWLSEQRRQGRLSDILVASLDENLHRMSEVLGGCERIATTPIPYAYSVMLHRTVYIYSLMLPFALAGSLGWATPLVSTFTSYTFIALDMVTSELEDPFGTEPNDLPLDALTRTIERAVLELAGEPLPPPLKPDDRFVLS, encoded by the coding sequence ATGATCGTCCGTCCGCGGCTGCACTGGCTCCGCATGCTGTTCGTCTGGCGCGGCTCGGTGGTGTCCCGCATCCTGATGCGGCTGCTGTTCTTCCTCGGGCTGGCTTGTGGCGTGGTGGCGCTGCGGCCCCTGCCCTTCCACCTGGAAGCCGGCCCCCTGGGAATGCTGGGCGTGGCGCTGGCCATCTTCCTGGGGTTCCGCAACAGCACGGCGTACGACCGCTTCTGGGAGGGCCGCAAGCTGTGGGGGTCGCTGCTCATCGTCACGCGCTCCTTTGCCCGACAGGCGTTCACCCTGCCGGTGCCCGCGCTCACCCCGGAGGAGCGTCGCGGCGTCTGCGACCGGCTCCGCGCGCTCGCGGTGACGCTGAACCACCAGCTCCGGGAGACCCGGGTCGACGTGGCCACGCTGCCCCCGGGCGTGCGCGAGCAGGTGGTCCGCGCGGAGCACCGGCCAGCCCGGGTGTTGCTGGAGCTGGGCGCATGGCTGTCCGAGCAGCGCCGCCAGGGCCGATTGAGCGACATCCTGGTGGCCTCGCTCGATGAAAACCTGCACCGGATGTCGGAGGTGCTGGGCGGCTGCGAGCGCATCGCCACGACGCCGATTCCCTACGCGTACAGCGTCATGCTGCACCGGACGGTCTACATCTACAGCCTGATGCTGCCCTTCGCGTTGGCCGGCAGCCTGGGCTGGGCCACGCCGCTCGTCTCCACCTTCACTTCCTATACGTTCATCGCGCTCGACATGGTGACGTCGGAGCTGGAGGACCCGTTCGGGACCGAGCCCAACGACTTGCCGCTCGACGCGCTGACGCGCACCATCGAGCGCGCGGTGCTGGAGCTGGCGGGCGAGCCGCTTCCCCCGCCGCTGAAGCCCGACGACCGGTTCGTGCTGTCGTGA
- a CDS encoding fibronectin type III domain-containing protein, whose translation MHPPRLSSRAARSARMATAALLLLLPALAVAADRGAWAPGVAYVVGDIASYGGKGYDCRQSHTSLVGWEPPNVLALWLERTGNPPADTQAPTAPTGLASPSKTYDSVSLTWSASTDNVGVTGYEVFVNGATTAAVTSTTLSATVSGLSADTTYTFTVKARDAAGNRSAASAAFSTTTPPRPAPDTQAPTAPGSLRSTGVTASSVSLAFNASTDNVGVTGYEIFVNGATTAAVTSTTTSATVTGLSANTTYTFTAKARDAAGNRSAASNSLAVTTGNSTPSGSKVLVGYWHNFDNGSTNIRLRDISSKFNVIQVAFAEPVAGAPSGTMGFTPYNATVAEFKADIATLKAQGRKVLISLGGANGTIHLDDAAARQAFVTSMQGLVNTYGFDGLDLDLEGSSLALNGGDTDFRNPTTPRIQNLIAGTRQLLNDNGAGFLLTMAPETAYVQGGYAAYGGPWGAYLPVIHALRDRLTYLHVQHYNTGTVTALDGRAYAQATPDFHVAMAEMLLQGFPVGGNASAVFPALQPEQVVIGLPSSPQAAGGGYTTPANVQKALDYLMKGQSFGGAYVLRKAGGYPGFKGLMTWSINWDQFTNFEFSNSHRAYLDTYR comes from the coding sequence ATGCATCCCCCTCGTCTCTCTTCACGCGCGGCCCGCTCCGCGCGGATGGCCACCGCCGCGCTCCTGTTGTTGCTCCCCGCCCTGGCCGTCGCGGCGGACCGGGGCGCCTGGGCCCCGGGCGTCGCGTATGTCGTGGGCGACATCGCGTCGTATGGCGGCAAGGGCTACGACTGCCGGCAGTCCCACACCTCGCTGGTGGGCTGGGAGCCTCCCAACGTGCTCGCGCTGTGGCTGGAGCGCACCGGCAACCCGCCCGCGGACACCCAGGCCCCCACCGCGCCCACCGGCCTCGCGTCCCCCTCCAAGACGTATGACAGCGTGTCGCTGACGTGGAGCGCGTCCACCGACAACGTGGGCGTCACCGGCTACGAGGTCTTCGTCAATGGCGCCACCACGGCGGCCGTCACCTCCACCACGCTCAGCGCCACCGTGTCTGGCTTGTCCGCCGACACGACGTACACCTTCACCGTGAAGGCGCGCGATGCCGCGGGCAACCGCTCCGCGGCGAGCGCGGCGTTCAGCACCACCACGCCCCCGCGCCCGGCGCCCGACACCCAGGCCCCCACCGCGCCTGGCTCCCTGCGCTCCACCGGCGTGACGGCCTCCAGCGTCTCCCTGGCCTTCAACGCGTCCACGGACAACGTGGGCGTCACCGGCTACGAAATCTTCGTCAATGGCGCCACCACGGCGGCGGTCACCTCCACCACGACCAGCGCCACCGTGACGGGGCTCTCCGCGAACACGACGTACACCTTCACCGCGAAGGCGCGTGACGCCGCGGGCAACCGCTCCGCCGCCAGCAACAGCCTCGCCGTGACGACGGGCAACTCCACCCCCTCGGGCAGCAAGGTGCTGGTCGGCTACTGGCACAACTTCGACAACGGCTCCACCAACATCCGGCTGCGCGACATCTCCTCCAAGTTCAATGTCATCCAGGTCGCCTTCGCGGAGCCGGTGGCGGGCGCGCCGTCGGGCACCATGGGCTTCACGCCGTACAACGCCACCGTGGCGGAGTTCAAGGCAGACATCGCCACGCTCAAGGCGCAGGGCCGCAAGGTGCTCATCTCCCTGGGCGGCGCGAATGGCACCATCCACCTGGACGACGCGGCGGCGAGGCAGGCCTTCGTCACCAGCATGCAGGGGCTCGTCAACACGTATGGCTTTGACGGCCTGGACCTGGACCTGGAGGGCAGCTCGCTGGCGCTCAACGGCGGGGACACCGACTTCCGCAACCCCACCACGCCGCGCATCCAGAACCTCATCGCGGGCACCCGGCAGTTGCTCAACGACAACGGCGCGGGCTTCCTGCTCACCATGGCCCCGGAGACCGCCTACGTGCAGGGCGGCTACGCGGCCTACGGCGGCCCGTGGGGCGCCTACCTCCCCGTCATCCACGCGCTGCGCGACCGGCTGACGTACCTGCACGTGCAGCACTACAACACCGGCACCGTGACGGCGCTGGACGGCCGCGCCTACGCGCAGGCCACGCCGGACTTCCACGTGGCCATGGCGGAGATGCTGCTCCAGGGCTTCCCCGTGGGCGGCAACGCGAGCGCGGTCTTCCCGGCGCTCCAGCCGGAGCAGGTCGTCATCGGCCTGCCGTCCTCGCCGCAGGCCGCGGGCGGCGGCTACACGACGCCCGCCAACGTGCAGAAGGCGCTGGACTATCTGATGAAGGGCCAGTCCTTCGGCGGCGCCTACGTGCTGCGCAAGGCCGGCGGCTACCCGGGCTTCAAGGGGCTGATGACCTGGTCCATCAACTGGGATCAGTTCACGAACTTCGAGTTCTCCAACAGCCACCGCGCCTACCTGGACACCTACCGGTAG
- a CDS encoding serine/threonine-protein kinase has translation MKDSLARPPPYEEELRIAVAEGLVSEADAPALEEEARRVGKGPLALLHAHGRISDTTLAALMPRAGAALEASTMAPLTPAASPSQAAPPFPLPRWDRYQGLRFLGQGGMGQVFLAYDPRLRRDVALKFMKGDDPDVLRRLLAEARAQARVHHERVCPVHEMGEAQGRAFIAMRYIPGRTLGQLAETLTVAQQVRLVREAALGVHAAHLAGLIHRDLKPGNILVERTADGRLHPYVMDFGLAHDWTARGATATGSVLGTPPYMSPEQARGEVGQLDRRTDVYSLGATLYHLLTGQPPIPGANGLEVLSRIATVEPVPPRTLRPDVPADLEAIVLKCLEKDRAARYDSALALAEDLDRFLEDRPVLARPVSLGSRLRKKARRNRAAVSVAAVALVAVLGALVQVQLTRRQAAHRELLSRRFTEAVERVEAQVRYTSMARLHDVRAERAELRHRLEALAGDVALGGEEARGPGLYALGRGTLALGDPAKAREQLEAAWEAGFHEPRLAWSLALALGQLYRDALLDVENIQDPERRKSRLAATQREYRDPALLWLRRSEGAEVPSPDYVAALLAFHEDRWDDALARLDAAEPLPPWFFEAPLLRGDILQARAHQRWNQGDRDGARADLDAGRRVLASAAATGESLPEVQLALARLEYRALVMALYSQGDVEPAATHGLEAVARALAADADSAEAHTWEARFHNRRAEDSLRRGADPEDSLQRAIAAARQVLATRPSDSRARKELAQSLLREARAKQGRGMPPDAPLQGALEALDGIDPRKRDHEVPATRGLIFRVWADADTQRGASPSEHQALAIAAYRQALQLDAALPDVWINLGQLYLTRASDPRAATPDADLDEARRALEQARRLNPTNFVAWFLGGTLHTELASRSRTRGGDPRPDLETAATLFERGITINARVAPLHNGLGIVRAEQAREAWDRGEDPFPFLDAAQAAYAKAVEAAPRQGWGQNNTGDVHFARAEWRDALGEAPDAEVRAAQASYEEAVALLPGQATPWANLARLHLLQATRALARGRPAAEALSRAGAALDEALRRNPEEPLAWRLQAELASARARALPTVQADAAFTRASSRFDAAMEREPRSLETRLAFARMCLAWAQARKAAGQDAAPVLARGLEAVDALLALHANWAEARWLRASLRLTREPDLPEALQERAAAIAANPHLAGRGPPSKPAP, from the coding sequence ATGAAGGACTCGCTCGCCCGGCCCCCTCCGTATGAGGAGGAGCTGCGCATCGCGGTGGCCGAGGGACTCGTCTCGGAGGCGGACGCGCCCGCGTTGGAGGAAGAAGCCCGGCGCGTGGGCAAGGGCCCCCTCGCGCTGCTCCACGCGCACGGACGCATCTCCGACACCACCCTCGCGGCCCTGATGCCACGCGCCGGCGCGGCCCTGGAGGCGTCGACGATGGCGCCGCTCACGCCCGCCGCCTCCCCGTCCCAGGCGGCGCCTCCCTTCCCGCTTCCACGGTGGGACCGCTACCAGGGCCTGCGCTTCCTGGGCCAGGGCGGAATGGGTCAGGTGTTCCTCGCGTATGATCCGCGCCTGCGCCGCGACGTCGCCCTCAAGTTCATGAAGGGCGACGATCCGGACGTCTTGCGGCGGCTGCTCGCCGAGGCCCGCGCCCAGGCCCGCGTGCACCACGAGCGCGTGTGCCCCGTGCATGAGATGGGTGAGGCCCAGGGCCGCGCCTTCATCGCGATGCGATACATCCCCGGGCGGACGCTGGGACAGCTCGCGGAAACACTCACCGTGGCACAGCAAGTCCGGCTGGTCCGCGAGGCCGCCCTGGGCGTCCACGCCGCGCACCTCGCGGGCCTCATCCACCGCGACCTCAAGCCCGGCAACATCCTGGTGGAGCGCACAGCGGACGGGCGCCTCCATCCCTACGTGATGGACTTCGGGCTCGCGCACGACTGGACCGCGCGCGGCGCCACCGCCACCGGCTCCGTGCTGGGCACGCCCCCCTACATGTCCCCGGAGCAGGCCCGGGGCGAGGTGGGCCAGCTGGACCGGCGCACGGATGTCTACAGCCTGGGCGCCACGCTCTACCACCTGCTCACGGGCCAGCCCCCCATCCCCGGCGCCAACGGCCTGGAGGTCCTCAGCCGCATCGCCACCGTGGAGCCCGTGCCTCCGCGCACGCTGCGCCCGGACGTGCCCGCGGACCTGGAAGCCATCGTCCTCAAGTGTCTGGAGAAGGACCGCGCCGCCCGCTACGACTCCGCGCTGGCGCTGGCGGAGGACCTGGACCGCTTCCTCGAGGACCGGCCCGTGCTCGCGCGGCCCGTGAGCCTGGGCTCCCGGCTGCGCAAGAAGGCCCGGCGGAACCGCGCCGCGGTGAGCGTGGCGGCCGTCGCGCTCGTCGCCGTGCTCGGCGCGCTCGTCCAGGTGCAGCTCACCCGCCGGCAGGCCGCGCACCGCGAGCTTCTGTCCCGCCGCTTCACGGAGGCCGTGGAGCGAGTGGAGGCGCAGGTCCGCTACACCAGCATGGCCCGCCTGCACGACGTGCGCGCGGAGCGGGCCGAGCTGCGACACCGCCTGGAAGCGCTCGCCGGGGACGTCGCTCTCGGGGGCGAGGAGGCTCGGGGCCCGGGACTGTACGCGCTGGGCCGGGGCACGCTGGCCCTGGGAGACCCGGCGAAGGCCCGCGAGCAGCTGGAGGCGGCGTGGGAGGCGGGCTTCCACGAGCCGCGCCTCGCTTGGTCCCTGGCGCTCGCGCTGGGGCAGCTCTACCGCGACGCGCTCCTGGACGTGGAGAACATCCAGGACCCCGAACGGCGGAAGTCGCGCCTCGCGGCAACCCAACGGGAGTACCGCGACCCGGCCCTCCTGTGGCTGCGCCGGAGCGAGGGCGCCGAGGTGCCGTCGCCGGACTACGTCGCCGCGCTGCTCGCCTTCCACGAGGACCGCTGGGACGACGCGCTGGCGCGGCTGGATGCCGCGGAGCCCCTGCCGCCCTGGTTCTTCGAAGCGCCCCTGCTGCGCGGCGACATACTCCAGGCGCGCGCCCACCAGCGATGGAACCAGGGCGACCGCGACGGCGCCCGGGCGGACCTGGACGCCGGACGGCGGGTGCTCGCCTCCGCCGCCGCCACGGGGGAGAGCCTTCCCGAGGTCCAGCTCGCGCTCGCCCGGCTCGAGTACCGCGCCCTGGTGATGGCGCTGTACAGCCAGGGAGATGTGGAGCCGGCCGCCACCCACGGGCTGGAGGCGGTCGCGCGCGCGCTCGCGGCCGACGCGGACAGCGCGGAGGCCCACACCTGGGAGGCCCGCTTCCACAACCGGCGGGCCGAGGACTCCCTGCGCCGGGGCGCGGATCCAGAGGACTCACTCCAGCGGGCCATCGCCGCCGCCCGCCAGGTGCTGGCCACGCGGCCGAGCGATTCGCGGGCTCGCAAGGAGCTGGCGCAGAGCCTGCTGCGCGAGGCCCGGGCGAAGCAGGGCCGGGGCATGCCGCCAGACGCACCGCTCCAGGGTGCCCTGGAGGCGCTCGACGGTATTGATCCGCGCAAGCGGGACCATGAAGTCCCCGCCACGCGCGGCCTCATCTTCCGCGTCTGGGCGGACGCCGACACACAGCGGGGCGCGTCACCCTCGGAGCATCAGGCCCTGGCCATCGCGGCCTACCGTCAGGCGCTCCAACTGGACGCCGCGCTGCCGGATGTGTGGATCAACCTGGGCCAGCTCTACCTGACGCGGGCCTCGGATCCCCGCGCGGCGACGCCGGACGCGGACCTGGACGAGGCGCGGCGCGCGCTGGAGCAGGCGCGGCGCCTCAACCCGACGAACTTCGTGGCGTGGTTCCTGGGCGGCACGCTGCACACCGAGCTGGCCTCCCGCTCGCGGACCCGCGGTGGCGACCCGCGCCCGGACCTGGAGACCGCCGCCACGCTCTTCGAGCGCGGCATCACCATCAACGCGCGCGTGGCCCCGCTGCACAACGGGCTGGGCATCGTCCGGGCGGAGCAGGCCCGCGAGGCCTGGGACCGCGGCGAAGACCCCTTCCCCTTCCTGGACGCGGCCCAGGCCGCCTACGCGAAGGCCGTGGAGGCCGCGCCCCGCCAGGGCTGGGGCCAGAACAACACGGGAGATGTGCACTTCGCCCGCGCGGAGTGGCGCGACGCCCTGGGAGAAGCGCCGGACGCGGAGGTGCGCGCCGCGCAGGCGTCCTACGAGGAGGCCGTGGCGCTGCTGCCCGGACAGGCCACGCCGTGGGCCAACCTCGCGCGCCTGCACCTCCTCCAGGCCACGCGGGCGCTGGCGCGGGGACGTCCCGCGGCGGAGGCCCTGAGCCGGGCGGGAGCGGCGCTCGACGAGGCCTTGCGCCGGAACCCGGAGGAGCCCCTGGCGTGGCGACTCCAGGCGGAGCTGGCCAGCGCGCGGGCCCGCGCCCTGCCCACGGTCCAGGCCGACGCGGCCTTCACGCGGGCCTCGAGCCGCTTCGACGCCGCCATGGAACGGGAGCCCCGGAGCCTGGAGACGCGCCTGGCCTTCGCGCGCATGTGCCTTGCGTGGGCCCAGGCCCGGAAGGCCGCCGGACAGGACGCGGCGCCCGTGCTCGCGCGCGGCCTGGAGGCCGTGGACGCGCTGCTCGCGCTCCACGCCAACTGGGCAGAGGCGCGGTGGCTGCGCGCCAGCTTGCGTCTCACGCGCGAGCCCGACCTGCCCGAGGCACTCCAGGAGCGCGCCGCCGCCATCGCCGCCAACCCGCATCTCGCGGGCCGTGGACCTCCGTCAAAGCCTGCTCCGTAG
- a CDS encoding FixH family protein: protein MKALVMWMHLLGAAPLAVPDAGSDAGVVRAETAVGSAVSASGRLRVEVRSAAVPLRRGVQVLRVQVTDAASGKPVPDVVLAVQPWMPSMGHGIEEVPRVIAREPGTFDVTELDLFMPGVWELRFTLKGAVEDTAAVTLKLGR from the coding sequence ATGAAGGCGCTGGTGATGTGGATGCATTTGCTGGGCGCGGCACCCCTGGCCGTGCCGGATGCCGGGAGCGATGCGGGAGTGGTGCGCGCGGAGACCGCCGTGGGGTCGGCGGTCAGTGCTTCGGGGCGCCTGCGCGTGGAGGTCCGCTCCGCGGCCGTGCCCCTCCGAAGAGGTGTCCAGGTGTTGCGGGTTCAGGTCACCGACGCCGCGTCGGGAAAGCCGGTGCCCGACGTCGTGCTGGCCGTCCAGCCCTGGATGCCTTCCATGGGCCATGGGATCGAGGAAGTCCCTCGCGTCATCGCTCGCGAGCCTGGGACTTTTGACGTGACGGAGTTGGACCTCTTCATGCCCGGCGTCTGGGAGCTGCGCTTCACCCTGAAGGGAGCGGTGGAGGACACGGCGGCGGTCACCCTCAAGCTGGGAAGGTAG